A single Blastococcus colisei DNA region contains:
- a CDS encoding DUF3710 domain-containing protein, whose product MPFGRRRNRIERSLRERGVPPEPQHREREVEETTGPWDSADAPDDGVPRVDLGAIRLPGLPGTDLRVELNQQQKVIGATLRSGDSLLMVSAFAAPRAGGIWDAVREDLAKSASGQGGSLREVEGPFGPELAGTIVTLPPAQPGQPAPTQPVRRAARFIGVDGPRWFLRGLITGPAAESAEAAAVLESAFSDIVVVRGAEPMPVREQLPLTLPPQAAAQLARRQEAGRAAATRPPSAQPPAG is encoded by the coding sequence ATGCCGTTCGGACGCCGGCGCAACCGGATCGAGCGCAGCCTGCGCGAGCGCGGGGTGCCGCCGGAGCCGCAGCACCGCGAGCGCGAGGTGGAGGAGACGACGGGCCCCTGGGACTCGGCGGACGCACCCGACGACGGCGTGCCCCGCGTGGACCTGGGCGCCATCCGGCTGCCCGGCCTCCCCGGCACCGACCTGCGGGTGGAGCTGAACCAGCAGCAGAAGGTCATCGGCGCGACGCTGCGCTCGGGGGACTCCCTGCTCATGGTGTCGGCGTTCGCCGCCCCGCGGGCCGGCGGCATCTGGGACGCCGTGCGCGAGGACCTGGCGAAGAGCGCCTCGGGGCAGGGCGGGTCGCTTCGCGAGGTGGAGGGCCCGTTCGGCCCGGAGCTCGCGGGCACCATCGTCACGCTGCCGCCGGCACAGCCGGGTCAGCCGGCGCCGACCCAGCCGGTGCGCCGGGCGGCGAGGTTCATCGGGGTGGACGGTCCCCGCTGGTTCCTGCGAGGGCTCATCACGGGCCCGGCCGCGGAGAGCGCGGAGGCGGCGGCGGTCCTCGAGTCGGCGTTCAGCGACATCGTCGTCGTCCGCGGGGCGGAGCCGATGCCCGTCCGCGAGCAGCTGCCGCTGACCCTGCCGCCGCAGGCGGCCGCCCAGCTGGCCCGCCGGCAGGAGGCCGGCCGCGCCGCCGCCACCCGGCCACCGTCGGCCCAGCCGCCGGCCGGCTGA